Proteins from one Oscillatoria nigro-viridis PCC 7112 genomic window:
- a CDS encoding nucleoside transporter C-terminal domain-containing protein, with product MSIYNLISFLGIFGLCAIAWVFSENRKVQYIPWRVIIWGIGLQLVLGFLVFLFPPTRLALEWFTSLLDGVFTAADFGARFVFGNNIVPIPGKDPEVNLGYIFAFRALPTVVFFSGLMALLYNIGVIQIITELFAKIFYMTMRLSGAEALSGAANIFVGIEAAIVVKPYLPQMTRSELCAILSCCFGTAASSTLAIYVSYLKPVFPNILGHLVSASIIAIPACFVLSKILVPETGVPVTMGGIPKGEPKPKGREFVGDEIAENDGEVREQETVGGEPIERVSPLDAAIIGALDGVKMSVSIAAVLILILGLVSLINQVLGASTLTKIEGTLFYPLTLLTGVPFEDSWEASVIIGRRLLETAIPPYRSLAEAAAKGEVSDRTVLIVSYALSGFAHLASVGIFVGGTIALIPSRRKDISELGWKALFVGTLATMMIACIAGTFDTGDASILGAKTAPAAPLTAPDSPKPSASPTANSKPSVAPAIASPKPSPNAEKVAPRTQESPSSESKKNP from the coding sequence ATGTCTATCTACAATCTTATCTCGTTTCTGGGCATTTTTGGCTTATGTGCGATCGCCTGGGTTTTCTCAGAAAATCGCAAAGTTCAGTATATACCTTGGCGCGTCATCATCTGGGGCATTGGGCTGCAATTAGTCTTAGGATTTTTAGTATTCCTGTTCCCCCCAACTCGCCTCGCGCTAGAATGGTTTACTAGCTTACTGGATGGAGTATTCACCGCTGCTGACTTTGGAGCGAGGTTTGTATTCGGCAACAACATTGTACCGATACCTGGCAAAGATCCGGAAGTTAATTTAGGATATATTTTTGCCTTTCGAGCTTTACCGACAGTAGTCTTTTTTTCTGGCCTCATGGCCTTGCTATACAACATCGGCGTGATTCAAATTATCACCGAACTTTTTGCCAAAATATTTTATATGACAATGCGGTTGAGCGGCGCCGAAGCCCTCAGCGGCGCTGCTAATATTTTCGTAGGAATTGAAGCGGCAATTGTCGTCAAGCCTTATTTGCCACAAATGACTCGTTCCGAACTTTGTGCAATTCTATCTTGCTGTTTTGGGACTGCCGCTTCTTCAACTTTAGCAATTTACGTCAGTTATCTCAAGCCAGTTTTTCCCAATATTTTAGGGCATTTAGTTTCAGCCTCAATTATCGCCATTCCCGCTTGTTTTGTTCTCTCCAAAATCTTAGTACCCGAAACAGGCGTGCCCGTGACAATGGGTGGCATTCCCAAGGGAGAACCGAAGCCTAAAGGCCGCGAATTTGTGGGCGACGAAATTGCCGAAAATGATGGTGAAGTCCGCGAACAAGAGACAGTTGGCGGAGAACCCATCGAACGAGTTAGTCCTTTGGATGCAGCAATTATCGGCGCTTTAGACGGGGTAAAGATGTCAGTGTCGATCGCAGCGGTTTTGATTTTGATTTTAGGCTTGGTTTCGTTAATAAATCAAGTTTTGGGAGCCTCAACGCTGACAAAGATTGAAGGAACATTATTTTACCCCCTGACTTTGTTAACCGGAGTTCCCTTTGAAGATTCTTGGGAAGCATCAGTAATTATCGGTCGCCGACTATTAGAAACAGCCATTCCGCCCTATCGAAGTTTAGCAGAAGCTGCAGCGAAAGGAGAGGTGAGCGATCGTACAGTTTTGATTGTCAGTTACGCCCTTTCCGGCTTTGCCCACTTAGCCTCTGTCGGCATATTTGTCGGCGGTACGATCGCCCTAATTCCATCCCGCCGCAAAGACATTTCCGAACTCGGTTGGAAAGCATTATTTGTCGGCACTTTAGCGACAATGATGATCGCTTGCATCGCCGGCACCTTCGACACTGGAGACGCCAGCATTTTAGGCGCTAAAACAGCCCCTGCTGCCCCCCTAACAGCCCCTGATTCTCCGAAACCATCGGCATCCCCAACCGCGAATTCAAAGCCGTCAGTTGCCCCAGCAATTGCCAGTCCGAAGCCTTCGCCAAACGCGGAAAAAGTGGCTCCC